Proteins found in one Streptococcus mitis genomic segment:
- a CDS encoding ribose-phosphate diphosphokinase: MSFSDLKLFALSSNQELAKRVAQEIGIELGKSSVRQFSDGEIQVNIEESIRGKHVFILQSTSSPVNDNLLEILIMVDALKRASAESVNVVMPYYGYARQDRKARAREPITSKLVANMLEVAGVDRLLTIDLHAAQIQGFFDIPVDHLMGAPLIADYFERRGMVGSDYVVVSPDHGGVTRARKLAEFLKTSIAIIDKRRSVDKMNTSEVMNIIGKVEGKTCILIDDMIDTAGTICHAADALAEAGAVEVYASCTHPVLSGPAMDNIQKSAIKKLVVLDTIYLPEERLIDKIEQISIAHLLGDAIVRIHEKRPLSPLFSIEKKI; this comes from the coding sequence ATGTCTTTTTCTGATTTAAAGCTGTTTGCCCTTTCTTCTAATCAAGAATTGGCAAAACGTGTGGCGCAGGAGATTGGGATAGAGTTGGGGAAATCAAGTGTTCGCCAATTTTCAGATGGAGAGATTCAGGTCAACATTGAAGAATCAATCCGTGGGAAACACGTCTTTATCCTACAATCAACTAGCTCGCCTGTAAATGACAATCTGCTTGAAATTTTGATTATGGTGGATGCTTTGAAGCGTGCGAGTGCAGAATCTGTCAATGTTGTCATGCCTTACTATGGGTATGCACGTCAGGATAGAAAGGCGAGAGCGCGTGAGCCAATCACTTCAAAACTTGTTGCAAATATGCTTGAAGTAGCTGGGGTAGATCGTTTATTGACAATCGACTTGCATGCTGCGCAGATTCAAGGATTCTTTGATATTCCTGTGGATCACTTGATGGGAGCTCCTCTGATTGCGGATTATTTTGAGCGTCGTGGTATGGTTGGTTCTGACTATGTGGTTGTCAGTCCAGACCATGGAGGGGTGACTCGTGCCCGTAAGTTGGCAGAATTTTTGAAAACATCTATTGCTATCATTGACAAACGTCGTAGCGTTGATAAGATGAATACTAGTGAAGTCATGAACATCATCGGTAAGGTCGAAGGTAAGACTTGTATCTTGATTGATGATATGATTGATACAGCTGGAACGATTTGTCATGCAGCAGATGCTCTTGCAGAAGCTGGTGCTGTTGAAGTCTATGCAAGCTGTACGCACCCAGTTCTTTCTGGCCCTGCTATGGACAATATCCAAAAATCAGCTATCAAGAAATTGGTTGTTTTGGATACCATCTATCTGCCAGAAGAGCGTTTGATTGATAAGATTGAGCAAATTTCAATCGCTCATCTCCTAGGTGATGCTATCGTGCGTATTCATGAAAAACGCCCACTTTCTCCACTTTTCAGTATTGAGAAAAAGATTTAA
- a CDS encoding Rpn family recombination-promoting nuclease/putative transposase: protein MILRHPGISPTNDLVAKKIFSNPEITCQFIRDMLDLPAKNVTILEGSNIHVLPSMPYSAQDFYTSIDVLAELDNGTQVIIEIQVHHQNFFINRLWAYLCSQVNQNLEKIRQQEGNTHQSYKHIAPVYAIAIVDSNYFSDDLAFHSFSMREDTTGEVLTITNNGQENHLVKMAFLELKKYRETSKDKVRKPWLEFFGNKPFTQKPERAISQADQLLDYKSWSEEDRKMFSEQRRREEQALLAQDYALETARAEGMEQGIERGRAEGIEKGREEGIEQGLERGKVEGREEGKLFAFLDMVRQGLLTSEVASQQLGMTVAEFEALL from the coding sequence ATGATTCTCAGACATCCGGGCATTAGCCCGACCAATGATTTGGTTGCTAAGAAAATCTTTAGCAATCCAGAAATCACTTGTCAATTTATTCGCGATATGCTGGACTTACCAGCCAAAAATGTGACCATTTTGGAGGGAAGCAATATTCATGTCTTACCTTCCATGCCGTACTCGGCGCAGGATTTCTATACAAGTATAGATGTCTTAGCGGAGTTGGACAATGGCACTCAAGTAATCATTGAGATTCAGGTGCATCATCAGAATTTTTTCATTAATCGTTTGTGGGCTTACTTATGCAGTCAGGTCAATCAAAATCTCGAAAAAATTCGTCAGCAAGAAGGAAATACTCACCAGAGTTACAAACACATCGCCCCCGTTTATGCCATTGCAATCGTGGATAGCAATTATTTCTCAGATGACTTGGCTTTCCATAGCTTTAGTATGCGCGAGGACACGACAGGTGAGGTCTTAACCATCACCAATAACGGTCAAGAAAACCATCTGGTCAAGATGGCATTCTTGGAACTTAAAAAATACAGAGAAACCAGCAAAGACAAGGTTCGCAAGCCCTGGTTGGAGTTTTTCGGCAACAAACCCTTTACCCAAAAACCCGAGCGAGCCATTAGCCAAGCAGACCAACTGCTGGACTACAAGAGCTGGTCCGAGGAGGACAGGAAGATGTTTAGTGAACAACGCAGACGCGAAGAACAAGCCTTGTTAGCACAGGACTATGCCTTGGAAACTGCTAGGGCAGAGGGGATGGAACAAGGTATTGAACGTGGTAGAGCTGAGGGAATTGAAAAGGGGCGAGAAGAAGGCATCGAACAGGGACTGGAGCGTGGGAAAGTTGAAGGAAGGGAAGAAGGGAAACTTTTTGCCTTCTTAGATATGGTTCGCCAAGGTCTCCTGACTTCCGAGGTTGCCAGCCAGCAGTTGGGCATGACCGTTGCTGAGTTTGAGGCACTCTTATAA